The sequence GGTGGTTGGGGATTACTTATCTTCTTATGATATTATTCATGGATTCTATAATTGTTTATTCTACTTTTAAATTATTAAAAAGTGAGATTATAGATGAAAAAAGAAAATATGCTCGGTTTATTTACTTAGGGGCCACTTTGGGATTGGTGGCTTTTGTCATTGGTCAAATATTGATTTAACCAAATTTTAATAAAATTTCATTAATAATTAATCTAAAAACCATCATCCTGCACACTTACACAGAAGCGACACAGTGCACTAGGAGTATTGATTTGTTTTTCCTTAACTGGACAGTAATAAACACTATTTTCATATCTTAAAACAAAACCACCAGGAAACTTAGTTCCCACCGGGTGAATGGACTCTTCTCTGACAAAAGCAGTGTAGGTGGCCACAATACGAGCAATCTTGTGAAAGCAAAGCTCATGGTGGCTCCGGGACTCATCTTTTTGCATTTCCATCACCTGCAAAAAATCATTTAACTTTTTATTATTTACCAAACCCTCGTAGTGGGCCTTATCTTCTTTAATATCTTTTATTCTAATGAAAAAGGCCCGAGTAAATCTTTCAATATATTCTTTTTGCTCTTTTATAGGCATAAACTTAGCATCTTCCTTCAAATACCCACTTGCATCCATAATTTCTTTAATATGGATATTACGAGCCTCTTTTTTTAGAATCTCTAGAAGATCCATTTTACTAAGGGGAATTGTAAAATCAATATTATCAATTTTTAACATATAATTCACGTAATTAATGATTTTTGATGATTAAAAGTGCTTATTTACTTTTTAAGATTTTTTCTAATTAATGAATTTAAATAACCTTTTTTAAACACTTTCATCCTGTTCTGCAATACAAAAACCACATACTGCTCCTGGATTGTCCTTTTGGCTTTCTTTAACCGGGCAAAAGTAGGTTTCACCCTCTAATTTAACCTCAAAACCTCCAGGAAATGGTGTTCCAGTGGGATGGATGGGTTCATCCAGGACAAAAGTGGTGTAAACTGATATTATCATGTAAATTTTAAAAAATGAATGATTGAAATCCTCATTTATATCATTATTTGCTTTTTGCTCTTTTAATAAATCAAGAGCGGATTTAAACTCTTCAAAGTCTAATTCTCCGGAATATTGGCCCTTATCATTTTTTAAATCAGTTATTCGTATGATAAAACCATCCACATAAGCTTTCACAAACTTTTTCCGGTAATCGGCCTGTATATAAATGGCATCTTCATGAATAAAATTACTGGCAGAGATAATATCAGATATACCTATGGGACGGGCCTTTTTTTGCAGGATTTTTAATAATTCCTGTTTAGATAATTCTTTTTCCCAGTTTAAATCCAGCATAAAATCACTTTTATTTACTTTTTTATTTTTAGAATAAAATAAATTATAATTCTATTTAATAAAATTTAACGAATTATTCTCCACGAGCGAATCTTACAACAGCCTCTGATAATTTAGGCCCAATACCATCAACTTTTTGAAGTTCTTTTTCGGTAAATGGTCTTAAATCTTCTCCAAAGGTTTTAACCAAAGCACGGGCCCGTTTTCTTCCCAATCTCTTAACTCCCAGTACCAGAGGAATAAGCTCGTCTTTTACTCCATAATACAAACGTGCAGATAGTATTTCTAAATCCCGGGAATGTGCATAAATTCCAGAAACTTCGCAGATGTTCTTAAAGAACTTCACCATTAGTGAGGCCTCATAGGCTGCCCTTCTGGTGGTGGCAGCATAAACATGGAATGCGTTTTCAATCTCATATTCATTACGCTCATCAATCCACTCCATAAGGGATGCTGTAGTGGCCTCCTGGTTACGCATATCCACGGCAAAGATTCCCTTAACAGATAGCTTCTCCCGAACAGGATCTTTGCTTTTACGGCCTTTAAATGATATTAATGGCATGTCTGGAGTGCGGCACATCTGGTAAATCAACTGATTGAGGTCCAACTCTTCCATCTGAGCAGCATATTCTTTTAATTTCACTGCGGTTTCCACGGTGTAATTGGATTTTGCTATGAGTAAACCATAAGCAGTGGCCTTCAGTCCTTCGGGGGTGGCCTGCAATATTCCGTTTTGCATTAAAAAATTTACGGCTTCATTAATTTCAAATTCCAGACTATCCGCAGCGAAAGCACTCATATATGGGTTGTGTTGCATCTGGTAGCCATAAAATGTTTTAGTAAAGAATTCTTGAATTTCTACAGGATTTTTGGCCAGAGTAGAGGCTACCTGGGCAATAATCTGCCTATAAACAGCGTCTTTATTTTCTATGAGCTTGGAATTAGTTGCTTCTACTTCTCCATTAACATAGAACTCCTGCAGGTTTTGAGCTTCATCCAGGGTCTTGGCAATCAAATAAGAATATCCCACATCGTCGTACTGGGGCCGACCGGCACGCCCAGACATCTGTTCATAGTCAAATACTGGAATGTTTTGCGGGCCTTGAGATGTCCAGCGGGTATAATCTCTAATAACCACACTTCGGGATGGTAAATTAACTCCGTACATCAAACTAGGGGTGGCAGTAATCATTAATAAATTCCCTAAACGGAATTCGTCTTCAATGATTTCTTTTTGTTCATTGAAAAGGCCGGCATGGTGAAAAGCCACTCCGTTTTCCGCACTCTCGGCTAACTTAAGGC is a genomic window of Methanobacteriales archaeon HGW-Methanobacteriales-1 containing:
- a CDS encoding DEAD/DEAH box helicase, with amino-acid sequence MTMETLDHSLREILQGCYPHIEQLNPAQKAVLESGYLEDNQNFIVAIPTASGKTLLGMMAALKTLIGGGKVVYAVPLISIQNEKIKEFKAFEEYGIKVGRHPNSSDLSVMVFESFDAITRFSWNTLREVDLLIVDEFHMIGEYSRGPTIECAITRSNIINPGMRIIALSATLRNMEEICGWLDAKVVEHDYRPVPLHKEILNTEMFNTKNKNDVIVKILEKSIEDDAQALAFVSTRLFTESLAKFVSGKIKRKVPREKKKAFREVADKILEVPKKKGTRPTSICLKLAESAENGVAFHHAGLFNEQKEIIEDEFRLGNLLMITATPSLMYGVNLPSRSVVIRDYTRWTSQGPQNIPVFDYEQMSGRAGRPQYDDVGYSYLIAKTLDEAQNLQEFYVNGEVEATNSKLIENKDAVYRQIIAQVASTLAKNPVEIQEFFTKTFYGYQMQHNPYMSAFAADSLEFEINEAVNFLMQNGILQATPEGLKATAYGLLIAKSNYTVETAVKLKEYAAQMEELDLNQLIYQMCRTPDMPLISFKGRKSKDPVREKLSVKGIFAVDMRNQEATTASLMEWIDERNEYEIENAFHVYAATTRRAAYEASLMVKFFKNICEVSGIYAHSRDLEILSARLYYGVKDELIPLVLGVKRLGRKRARALVKTFGEDLRPFTEKELQKVDGIGPKLSEAVVRFARGE